The genomic window TTCCCTTATTAAACgaaaaaacttaaaacttttattttcttaattttttcccctctccAAATCCTGATTTGGTGATGAATTGATTAGCAGCCCGTTATATATTCCAGAAAGGTATGTGATATAAACTGATGATGAGTCGAGTCATGTCCATTTCTACCACATAATGCACAATTCCTACGTCTAGCCCAACAGTTACTCATGGAGTGACGAATTGAGTACAAGCATAATGGATAAGTACAGTTGTTGAGCATCTCCTTGCTCCCGGTGAGACAATAtgatcttaatttttcttccatGAAAGGCAAGTCATTGATCACATCATCTGCGAGGAAGCACAAAAACCAATCTGGGATAAATTGGTGGTGTACACTCTCGTGGCCCCTCTTTCCACAATGACAGCAAATTCGTCGAATTGACCAACAGTTGTATACATCGTGGCTCTGAGGTGAGGCGCAAAGAGGGTAAATGCAAGTAGTTAGAACAACGGTAGTGGATGGGATCTTTAGATCAGCTTCTTCCTTTATATCCGTTATCTGCTCTTCAAAAGAGTCGTGAAGGATATCATTATTAGACGACTCTCCCTCTGATTCTACATGATGTTGCACTTGGATCGTCCCAGTAAGCCATAAATTATTCGAATGATAGGCTTGGAGATAGATTCTAACATATAATGGGTTAGAACCAAGTTCTGTCGGAATGGATCCTAATTTCTTTCGAACGAGATCCATAATTCTTCTTAGGTGAACAGTTGTGAGTTGTACGTTGGTTATAACTTTGAATGATTGCCCTTGGTTCACGATTTGGTCATTGTTAGTATTCATCCTGGTGTTTTCGCCTTATAATCCTAACGAaatccaagtttaaaaagaagtcaATCCTCGGGTTATCGTACTTTTTAGAAGTACGCgattatatgttataatttataacttatttattgtaGATTATTAGCTTAGCCGGGGACCCTCTAGGCTATAGTTGTCCTTGCCTTAGCctgaatttatttcattttattaaacataaactTGTTAATACAATCAACTAGGGTATTGAGCCAAGATATTATTTGACGGATAATATTAACTATAGAATGGACACTCGATAGAGCACAAAACCTCCGcgtaaaatcaaattaagtatCTCAATTTGGTCCAAAGTTATgatcaattatacatttttatgttttgtgttATCGTGATCTCtgaaaatttaatggcctcttactgtaaccatacataatatttgttcaaagtTTGAGCCAGATCGATTCGTTACTTTTGCCCACCTCCTGGTGACTAACTAACAAAGAGAGGCAAAatataacctccgttcaacttcgttgcggAGTTTTACATGAAGGGTCAGACCGTCTGACCCTCAAGCTTTATTATAAACCATATACCAAGGATGTCTTTTTTTGgcccttcaaaaaatttcaaactcttgCCCCCGTATgcgaagttttaaatttatcttcgGTTGCTAATtctctttgtatttattttcataatttctttttaaaaaagttaatctaTAATTGTGTTTTCTAAGAAAAGAGGTCAACTAGAAATGTCTTTTCTCAATGAATCCCTTCTATGAACGtatttttcattgataaaaaaacgtcaagacaatgttttaaaaaaaagctagtcACAAATATTCTGGGAAAATTTGAATTGTCACAAGGTGTGACAATAATAAAGTtctctaataaaatatcatcGCAGTGGGGGCATGTACCCTATGATCCCACTGGCATTGCCCCTTCCATCTATATTTGtagatattcaatatattactaattaagTTTTCTTGGTCCAGTCCTATACACTTTTAAGTTtgatccttgatgacgtcactcaactctatttcttcattgtttaatcagttctagtactcaCAGTTCTAAGGACTGACCGTCTTAAGGCAGGTCCAAAGGACAGAATAGATAAGGGCTGGTACTAcactaatttatcaaattagGGATTACAAAATTACTCCCTAATTCCTCTGATCTATctgtttttgaatataactaaaaaatattttaaaagaaattcttGTACTAATAAAGGTAGCAAGTAAgggtaatagaaatacaatgtattCCTATTAACCTTGGTAGCAAAGTcatttaataatagtattatcaggggcgtccgcagggggcgCCCTGGAGATGCTGTAGCCccctcaaattaaataattttttgtcttttactagaaaattaatttaaaaaaaatcttttccgAGTGCAACTCAAGTACGGAAGGGGTGGCTCGAGGGGCTGtgtgtaataaaaaatcaatgactACTAAAGTTATCTTTAGTAGTCcttgtttagaattttaaagaaCTGGCTACTAAATATTTCGTTTGGTAGCAATGAATATTCACAAAGATAAACAAAAGCACGacgtatttaatataaaaataatcaaaataaataaacctgGCTGAAGGAATTCCACGTGAAAACGACTTCGACATGATTCCTCGGGAGAATAAATCATGCAATGTGTTCGTTGGAGCCGAGACAGGGATTCTGAAGGGTGTGACTATCAATGCTAAGGAGAGCTCATCCAAGAATTTCCATCGcttaaaatctttgaaaaaagaaaatgagatcACGGCATTGAATTGGATATCTGATGGAGAAATCCTTTTGGGAACAAGAGGCCAAAAGGTCAGTGGATTTGACACGTCGGATAACTCATTTACACATGGAAGAAATGTAGAAGATGGCTCTAACACACCCATTCGCGGCTTGGGTCGGCTCCCCGATGAGACTCTTGTGACTGCCTCTGAAAGTGGAATTGGTTAGTTGGTTCATTCATTGACACTGTATTGTTACTATAAATTCCTCTCTTTACAGTTAAGATTTGGGGTACCAAGGAAGAAGAACTCAACGTCCTTGACGAAGAAACGCTTCTCAATTCAACACGGAAAAGTAGCACAAGGAACTTGGAGCAGAGAAGTGGAGACAATCCAGACTCAATACACGATAATAACCCCAAAAAGGGTCGCAAACTTGTATCTATGAAATTAAGAGGGAGTTTAATTGCAACGGGAGGGCAGGAACACAATCTCCTCATTCATGACATTGGAGCCTCTCCCAGAAAAGTTGTTTTCCGtgccaaaaatgtaaaaaatgacatGCTTCAACTTCGAGTGCCTATTTGGATATCAGACATGGCATTTTTGGGAGAAACAGACTCTATTCTCTCAACTGTTTCACGCTACGGGCATGTACGACTCTATGATACACGGGCTCAGAGAAAACCTGTTGTTAGCTTTGGTTATTCAAACGATGAGCCCCTTACTGCCATGGCTTGTACGGGTCATGACAAAAGGATCCTTGTCGGAACAGCGCATGGAGGTCTGGCCTTATATGATTTGCAAATGGGCGTGAAGGGCATGGTGCGTAAATACAAGGGAAGTGTGGGTTCCATACGCAGTATAGCGTATGAAAATGGACATTTTGCCTCTGTTGGCCTTGATCGGTTTCTACGTGTGTATACTATAGAAAATAGAGTGAAACATTCTAAATTGTACTTGAAGTCGAGGCTGAACACTGTTGTACTTAAAAAAGGGTTTGATCCAGATTTTGAGGAATGTGATGGCGACTCCGACATAGAGATAGTGGATGACGATGAGGCAGAAGAGGAAATTATATGGAGTAACATGGAGTCATTGAGTGAGGAGAAACCCtcaagaaagagaaaaatacagaataacTAAGGTCCATTCCaatgtgaaattattttttttaatgtgtttgtttaatatgggaaaaaaatgtaacaaaacgatacaaacaaaaaattaatgttcctttttCCTGAAGGCGGCCACAAAGAATCCGATGTGGTCGAAACAACTGAAGCGTTTATAGCCAACTCCATCGAGCATAGGATTTGTGATATCTACTTCTAATATTCCCTTGTACTTGTTTAGAAGCCAAGAGCAATTATCTTCGTTTTCTCCAAGCGTTATGGTACAAGTACTATATACGAGTAAGCCTCCGGGCCTTAGCAATCCAACAGCAGAGTCTAAAAGACGTTTTTGCACCTTGGGATAGGAAAGCATTTCCTTgaatttcatttgtattctgAAGCACGCCCTTTGCCCTAGAGCGGAACAAGGGGCATCTACTAAGATGCGATCAAACGTTTGATGAAGGGAATCACAGAGTGTTCTTCCATCGCCTACTAGTGTTGATACATTTTCTATTCCGTATTTCTCTAAATTCTTTCGAATAGTCTCAATTTTCTTGGTTGACTTATCCACGGCTAAGACATAGCCTCCTAACCCCTGTAATATTTCACTTGCATGCAGCGTTTTTCCACCTGGGGATGAACACATATCAAGCATGGATATACGCTCTTTCTCAGTTAGTCGTAGAGCCAAGACTGTAAAAATAGAAGGATAATTTTGAGGAAAGAGACTTGACTCCATCTCTTGAGGTAGATCTAGAGAGGGATGAGGTGTATTCATCATGAGCACACCAACTCCTTGAGGAAtagatttgaaaatgacttttcgAGAATGAAGGCTTTTTCCAATACCTGGAGATACTcccaaaagtgaaaaaaaaaacttattaaaatttgagCTTTTTCGTACCGATTTTTACAAAGTTGGAAGCGGGCAAAATTGGTGCATTAGAACCCTTTAGGCATTTTCCATCCACATCTACTAGAACATTGACGATATCATTCTCTTTGATATTAAAAGACATCCCTAAAATCCCTTTGACATATATATTTGCCCCACGTAAAACAGATGAGCCACAATACTTATCCACAATAACGTATCCATTAGATGTTACCCCCGAAAATGAGTCCTTTGTATCCAATGCTTCTATTTTAAGTATGTCATGATTATTGCCATCCCAAAAGGATATTTGAGGAACAGCTTGAGTCAATCCCCTCTCTCGATATTGctatgttaattaaaataaatttaaaattcatattaagTCTATGAATAATTTGTCGCTCTCTCTTAACTAATTACTTTTAGAATAAAATCCTCTAGAGATACTTTAACATCTAAGGGATCCCTAGTATCATTATGTTTTCCTTTTGATATCCGTAATGTCGTTAGGGATGGGGCGGAAGTCAACCATTGCACCAAGGTTTCCTCATCTTTAAATCcctatagtaataaaaaaaaagtatgatgaaTTAAAGGGAGaaaatctaaaaatgtattgagAGTTACTCCGGCAGAAACACATTTCCTAAGCTCTTGAGACACATTCCCATCCAAACATAGTTCATCCAATGCCATGATGATTTGACGCGCCCTCTACCGTGCAAAAAAAACCCGATGCAACTATTCAAGCATTAACGACTACTAGACTGCTGGTACTGTTAATTGGTGACGTTTTACTTATACAGTAGAAGTTCCCATGTTCAGTATAAGTTATACTGAACATGCTTCTACTGCTTACTCAGGCTTAGCTAACTAGGCAGTTACTACTTTACTCTCTCTATATAGGTACATTTCATAATATTCGTGACAtggtctattaaaaaatatatgactgGCAGAGGTCCtgtatttaaacaatatatatatattctttatatctaatttaaataaCGGTTTACATGAATCACATAAAATTATAgactattaatttaaaagtatatagaGTATAAATTGAGCATTGAACAtattatttggtaaaaaatccttaaaacgTACTATTAcgaaactaaataatatatttgtttaaaacataatattatatattttatatagttaaagccaacatatatgaaaatttaaagacTTTAGATGGATAGTGGTGTAATTATAGGGAATCAGTCAAAGTTCTCCAAAATTGAAGATGCAAATTTAGATTTCGCATTTTTTGCCAAGGATCTGATATATCCCATTTTTTCCTTCCACGAGAAACTCATCCCTAATTGTTTCTTCAAGTTTAATGCATGTTCCACTTTATCCTCTAACTCACCACGTATCCGCCCAATATCCATTTGTGTTAGTAATAAATCCTCACGCCACTTTTTTCGAACAGACTCTTGACTCCCCGTAGAGAGAGACTTGAATTTTTCAAGAAAGGACTCCTCAGATGCTGTTTTGGATAGAGATCCATTAATATGTTGAAACTGAAATgtatatggaaataaaaaaatatataatttcgaGCTGAATTCacattaaattatgatttttacatTAGAATCGGATGGATTTTCACTTGGTAACAAGGAAAGATAGGATCTATAGACCTGGGATTTCTTGGGAGAGACATACAATTTAGAGTGATCTGTATAAGAAACCCTATTCTTATCTACGTGTATAGAGTCATCGTTATAATAATCCAAGAGAAGGTAGGATGCAGAGCTGCTACAAGCCTCAAAGGATGTAGGTTCTTCAAGATGAGACGTGGAGAGAGAGTAGTGATGATCATTGAGAAGATCTAAGAGGCCTTTCTCATCTAGTAGCAATGAGGATGTAGAGCTTCTGTACGTTGTTGCATCAAGCACTAAGTCTGGGAGTCCGTCTTCTAAATATTCATCTGAACAAGAAGGCGAAAGCGGAGTCTCCTCCAttgcttcattttatttattcagtggTTGTTTAGTTGAATTATTATGATTTGTGTCACAGGTAATTGTGTGCCTGATTACAGTAAAGTTTCCACGTCAATAGGAGTCTACAAGagtgttttttaatatactatatatagtaAAGCGTGCAATTCAAGGCTATTGTAATAATAACTAAGTAACCATCAAGCAGTAATGATGATTGAAAAGTTTCATAGAGTTCTTAGTTCTATGTATAAAAAGATGGAGAATAAACCTAGTAAAAGAAGATaactttatattgtattattatgcAGTAAcagtattataattgaataacaaATTGGATTTAAGTCTCAAGTATAAATCGTATCCACAAACTAGACGTATTCTATTGCTTAATCCTTGAAGTTAACTACACAAGGTCCTTTAAAAAACAGTCAagtacaatatgtatatatatataacgttaATTCTAACCTATTAAGTTTGTAACTTAATCATGGAAACATACCAAATTAAaagcatacatattttaatataaagaaattggGAGACTGCATGGGCGTTCGcgggattatatatatatatatatatatttggagggAGGGGgtttggattttggaatttaaaaaagaaattcaaaaattaaattttttttcaaaattcagatattcacaattttttttttaaatatcaaaaatccacggctgttctcaaaaaataattttaatcaaaaatacaatttcaaatcttttgaactctttttttgacacttttggccgccctgatgccaaccccctcgactacacattCTGGGCGAAtttcgaggggaaggcctgcagtgtccggcATCCAAACATAGATGCCCTCAAAGCTACtatcagtcagcactgggacgttACGACATAGGACAACCTCTGCAGCATGTAAAAATCCCTTTgctgccgcctggaagccacTATTACCACAAAAGtccggctacattaatgattaagagagctcaggcacacacctatttatagtactaattttgttgaaattatattcttaattaataaattatatcttgttgaagtttaaaattcaaagtgttcagattgtaATGGACGACTCGGTATAATGCTATTAGTTAACTCACATTATAAGGGAAAAAGGCATGAATGAATGTGATTTTAAATGAGatttagcaacgagctaaagtggctcatcaaatcatattttaaatgacaTGTGAGCGTGCTACACAAAAACGGAGCTAACACCAATGGTCACTTGAGGAGTTATcgtctatattataaaaacataatgtGTCTGTCCGTCGACGCATAATAACTCTGtgcaatgctgggtactaccactagtattatataaagtaatacaCCATATAAGGACAGCTACTACAAGTGTTGCAACACTTGCAACAGCGGTCCCTATTGAACTGAACGTTACAATATATATAggattgttacaaaaaaattcaatattgttcttttaaacctgttttatctaatagataaatGTAAAAAAGGCATTCTGATACAAAATTCATGTCTATAGcattaaaattaagaaagtcATGACTcatgaccaatttatcatcaGAATTTCATCCCTTTTTTACTACTGTGTGTGTTCTAACCTACACTAAAATCTGTGATTTAAtaagatatttcaataaaagaagACAATTTTCTTAAAGATCATGAgaattgaattacatttttatgaattgtGCATAAAGATGTTAcatttaaatacctgcaattgaaaaagtaataattagacAAAGTACATTCATATTGCGCAGTAATAATGATTGAATGTGCTAATTTCGGGTCAAAATTTATGCACAGCGTACCAATAAATTGGTTGGAAACTTTACAAGACAATAGATCGATAAAAGTTTTAACgtccgttatattttttgtttgatccattatattttttgaagactaatttgagatgacttattttccagcaaatggCGCGACTTAACGAAGCaacgtattgaaaaaaaaaaaaaaaaaaaaaaaaaacttggtgaaagattaagaatttatctacattaaatataggggacgtcaaattgatttccccCATTTAAGTAAGGAAAATCAAGCATTTCTACGGGTGTCCCCAAAACACTTCTAGACTTCCGCGCACACGTCCCGCAAAGTATTTTTCACACTGTAAATcgacattttgtaaaatacctatacaggggcgtctgcaggggttgGGCAGGAGGGGATGAAGCGTCCCCCCaccaaatatccaaaaaaataaattttctaatttcttattataaaaaaattaattttttctgaacaaatgtcgatttataagttttttccaaaaaatttagtttttgaaattattttcaaaaaaattaaatattttaattaattttacaataaaattaatttttggcaaatagctgtggatttaaaaaaaaaatcgaaaaaattttatatctgaaattttatttttaaaattttttaccaaaaaattaaattttctttgattagatatggatttttgtaactttgtttttagaaaaatttagtattttatatgtaatttttgaaattattttaagcagCTGTGTATTCAATAATTGTCTTGAATTCAGATAAATTTTCCCGATTTGGCATCGGAATCAAATCCGAAACTAGAGTACTGAGCCTCCATAATCATCATTTATATCATATGATTGGAGACACTTAATCAGAATTAATTTAATCCCACGAGTCCTAGCACCACGTTTTGCAAGTTCTCGCTTGAGTTTCATTATTGTCTAACCAGAATAACTATGAtccataatatatgaaattatttaagtgATTATTGATTACTACTTACTATTAGGaactatgcaaatattttttctatggcACTGAAACGTTGCAAagcatgtttttatatttttatacttaggaacaacttttaaaaagttattaacaaattaaatatataataaatttattacaattgattaattaaatagtatttacacTTTCTTGATGaatatgttgtttttataatttaagtattcaGTTTTCTAGAGCGTTAGTATGACGCGCCATCTCTTGGATTATTTTGAATCACGTTGTTTACATCTCACAGCCCATTGCTTTAATAAACtctgaagagaaaaaatatttatatggtattttgtttatacacataaatataattctatctTTTTGTAgatatctataaatttatatttatagatatctACAAAAAGATAGAATAAGATAAGATAGATCAGGGGCATTTGTagggatgggctggaggggctttatcccccctcaaaaaaaataaaggaattttttgctgtttactagatttttatttgatcaggatgaaaaaatataattgttgaaatttttttcttaaaatttgatattttgtgaataactatggatttttgaatattttttcaaagaaattcaatatttgaaattttttgtgagcagctgttaatttttgaaatttttttcctaaaaatataattttcgaattttaataaataaaatttatcatatttgcTATGGAATCATGATCTGACGTTCCTGGAAGTGTCCATTTAAGCCATTTCTGAATCATTTCATGCAGTTTGGagtaatctatttttttgaaaaaaaatcccaaaaaccaAAACATCCCCCACCAAAGTACAATCCTTCGGAAGCCTCTGTAAATGTTGGAATTTATTAGTTAAAGggtcttaaaattaaaaaccatcCATTGGCGAAACCCAGACAAATTGAATCCTGACTAAATGGGATATTGTTATATGTTATTTTGGGGATCATAACGACAAAATGGGGTTGGTTCAATCCCCTCCAGTCTACCCTCTGGAGACGCCCCTGATAAGTATTTAAGTACCAATTTAAAGTCACCTACACTTTCAAATTGAGCCCATGTTTAGCAATTTTCTTTTGAGTTTTTGACAAACAGAAATTCCAtaattaaatgacaaattttttatatcattaaatatcatattgacacaaaattgaagatatttattaattataatttgtaccgaagcatatctttatttttaaatccgttttttttaaacacaatattgagtattatgaataatagttataataattatttgtgatgGATTCGAATTCGAGTTAAGTTAAAgtcaaggaaaaatataaaataaatctaattgtAAGTTTAAGAACTATGTCAGTAAATGACTACCTCAATAAGACATGcagtccattatttttaatcaagtaatgtagataatttaaaaaatatttatttgcaaaataagtaaattattattccaCCAAGTTGTATCAATATAGTCACAACTaagcataaattaaattaatactgTTGCCATACTGTCTATTTATTAACATATCAGCTGAATCACGACTAAAAGTAGTTACATTTCTGctctttgattaaattaatatacattccAATATTTTGGGCTTTGATCATTCCAATTAAGGAGACTTTAGTGAGTTTATTTTGAATTGAGATTTACTCGAATCAAACACTATTTATTCAAGACTACGaatgtatatgttgtgtataagtttgtatttgtataaacaaattgtaataGTTGCCATTTCCTtatcttaaaatgcattaattaataacaacattggtcattctaatgaCTAACTATTAACTGATACCAtcgttttattttgatctattaaaattatatggtttAAACTTAGGAATTTTGAGCGGCAATTTTTTGGCCaattacagcaaaaaaaaaaagttctaaatttttgaaaaatgagcactcaaaatatcaaaattgagcagtttatatttgttgtgtcttgacgaggttgaaagagacacaaactattaaataaaggaatccaAGAGGACTGAGAGATACGAGGAGAGaagagacgtggaggaataaggcaacgatgtaatttaataggaaaacgtatatattcttattaatacgtAATCATTACACCTCTGACAAACATACCCCATGCACggctatttaaaataataataatgagggTAGTactttatacattattaaagaaaaatacagttttgtcaggataatttaaaataatgagtgttgttttaaattcatcataatttattaataaattttgctatattgtatcgacaaatcaagattttagaaacattttcttccgttaatttttgtcttcaatGACTAtcggtagttttaaacatacttcaaagcaaatttgaagttgAAGAGATCTTCAGAAATCTTCATGTCAGAGGGAGAAATCTCATCATCACAACCTCTGATTTTACGTACAACTTTTTGCATAAATGAAAGATCAGGATTTTGCAACTTGCTGCAAAAGTATTTCTCCTTTGTTGAAAGATTCAAtggggattattcaacagtcaatttgCCTCAAATTTCCTCTTCCTCTAATTGGCTGTTGTCAAAATCTAGCTCCTTACCATATCCGATCCTGTAATCTTAActctgattgcatcatatacaaGGTATTACCTCAAAAAAGAGAATTTAATTAAGTAGGGTTTTTGCAGGTGGATTTTTTCTcgaagaataaaaatcaaaaaaccaacaaaagccgttgtgtaatctaactagaatccaaatttgtcccactttagaaaaatgagcaattttcacACAATCGCTCACAAATTCTAAGTCtagttattatgaatttatgagaAATATAACACTGGGCATTTGATTGCCTAAATTTcagtcatttgtattaaaataatcaaaaataacatcattaatatatcgatcgtccatagaatattaaattattgtattatcctCGACTCAAGTAATGTAAATCcttcctttaaaaattattcgtttcattttattttttttgggttacaacttgtataaaatcgcaatattacatattaatagtAGACATGAACTTCAGTCttctgtattaatgtcatattttattaaagcgcaactatatatttgtattaaagcCGGACCTATTTTTGAGTTGACGGGCCAGAATAATTGTATTGCCATTGAAAACGTGTGTTGActtaaatatttgcatatatgtaattaatgcTCCAGCCCTGTGCTATTTGTTATGGTAGTGCTTAGTTCTTGTCTTAATTTTTGCCcctaatttacataataaattggAATAATTATTGGGAAACCGGTTACTCAAAAGGAGCAGTAAAAAGGATAAATGAGAGCAGTCTAATTTATGAGTGTATATAATATTCCATAATACTTATAGAGATGTgatagtgatggaacgatttaaaaacaaatcccGATGCCAATTCCGATACAATTATAGTAAAATTCCAGTTACCGATtcagattctttaatatttaaaatttttttgctatcaggggcgtccacaggattaaacaactttttttgggggttggggggttaatttttttctaaaaattaaaaaaaataaataaatttatcaccAGCTGTtctgaaataaaactttttggaaaaaatattcagaattatatttctaaaaaaaaaattctgaaagaaaacaatacaaatattaaattttttccagaaaaattaccaaaatctacagctgttcacaaaattttttataaattccaagcttttctcataaaaatatttgaaatttgaatattttggagaaaatttttaaaaatacagttattcaaaaaaaatttgaaaaattaaattaaattttctagtaaaaagcaaatatttccttactttttttttggggggggggggctatttttttaaaaataaatagtcaaatatttggtatttaaatCAGAATTGCAAATTAGACATTATTTTCCCGAAACGGATCCCGCTTCCAGAAAAAATACCCGATTCTCtaattccgattaatc from Lepeophtheirus salmonis chromosome 1, UVic_Lsal_1.4, whole genome shotgun sequence includes these protein-coding regions:
- the l(2)k09848 gene encoding WD repeat-containing protein 74: MIPRENKSCNVFVGAETGILKGVTINAKESSSKNFHRLKSLKKENEITALNWISDGEILLGTRGQKVSGFDTSDNSFTHGRNVEDGSNTPIRGLGRLPDETLVTASESGIVKIWGTKEEELNVLDEETLLNSTRKSSTRNLEQRSGDNPDSIHDNNPKKGRKLVSMKLRGSLIATGGQEHNLLIHDIGASPRKVVFRAKNVKNDMLQLRVPIWISDMAFLGETDSILSTVSRYGHVRLYDTRAQRKPVVSFGYSNDEPLTAMACTGHDKRILVGTAHGGLALYDLQMGVKGMVRKYKGSVGSIRSIAYENGHFASVGLDRFLRVYTIENRVKHSKLYLKSRLNTVVLKKGFDPDFEECDGDSDIEIVDDDEAEEEIIWSNMESLSEEKPSRKRKIQNN
- the LOC121131945 gene encoding tRNA (cytosine(72)-C(5))-methyltransferase NSUN6; the encoded protein is MALDELCLDGNVSQELRKCVSAGGFKDEETLVQWLTSAPSLTTLRISKGKHNDTRDPLDVKVSLEDFILKQYRERGLTQAVPQISFWDGNNHDILKIEALDTKDSFSGVTSNGYVIVDKYCGSSVLRGANIYVKGILGMSFNIKENDIVNVLVDVDGKCLKGSNAPILPASNFVKIGIGKSLHSRKVIFKSIPQGVGVLMMNTPHPSLDLPQEMESSLFPQNYPSIFTVLALRLTEKERISMLDMCSSPGGKTLHASEILQGLGGYVLAVDKSTKKIETIRKNLEKYGIENVSTLVGDGRTLCDSLHQTFDRILVDAPCSALGQRACFRIQMKFKEMLSYPKVQKRLLDSAVGLLRPGGLLVYSTCTITLGENEDNCSWLLNKYKGILEVDITNPMLDGVGYKRFSCFDHIGFFVAAFRKKEH
- the LOC139904755 gene encoding uncharacterized protein isoform X2; translation: MEETPLSPSCSDEYLEDGLPDLVLDATTYRSSTSSLLLDEKGLLDLLNDHHYSLSTSHLEEPTSFEACSSSASYLLLDYYNDDSIHKSQVYRSYLSLLPSENPSDSNFQHINGSLSKTASEESFLEKFKSLSTGSQESVRKKWREDLLLTQMDIGRIRGELEDKVEHALNLKKQLGMSFSWKEKMGYIRSLAKNAKSKFASSILENFD
- the LOC139904755 gene encoding uncharacterized protein isoform X1, translated to MEETPLSPSCSDEYLEDGLPDLVLDATTYRSSTSSLLLDEKGLLDLLNDHHYSLSTSHLEEPTSFEACSSSASYLLLDYYNDDSIHVDKNRVSYTDHSKLYVSPKKSQVYRSYLSLLPSENPSDSNFQHINGSLSKTASEESFLEKFKSLSTGSQESVRKKWREDLLLTQMDIGRIRGELEDKVEHALNLKKQLGMSFSWKEKMGYIRSLAKNAKSKFASSILENFD